In Anas acuta chromosome 5, bAnaAcu1.1, whole genome shotgun sequence, a single window of DNA contains:
- the GNG2 gene encoding guanine nucleotide-binding protein G(I)/G(S)/G(O) subunit gamma-2 codes for MASNNTASIAQARKLVEQLKMEANIDRIKVSKAAADLMAYCEAHAKEDPLLTPVPASENPFREKKFFCVIL; via the exons ATGGCCAGCAACAACACCGCCAGCATAGCGCAGGCACGCAAACTGGTGGAGCAGCTGAAGATGGAGGCCAACATCGACAGGATAAAG GTGTCGAAGGCGGCGGCAGACCTGATGGCGTACTGCGAAGCCCACGCCAAGGAGGACCCCCTATTGACCCCCGTCCCGGCTTCAGAAAACCCCTTTAGAGAGAAGAAGTTCTTCTGCGTGATCCTGTAA
- the RTRAF gene encoding RNA transcription, translation and transport factor protein, which translates to MFRRKLAALDYHNPGGFSCRDETEFRNFIVWLEDQKIRHYKIEDRGNLRNIHSDDWPKAFEKYMKDVNCPFKIQERQETVDWLLGLAVRLEYGDNADKYKDSTPDGAKNTDNTAKNAEPLINLDVNNPDFKAGVMALANLLQIQRHDDYLVMLKAIRILVQERLTQDAIAKANQSKEGLPVALEKHILGFDTGDAVINEAAQILRLLHIEELRELQTKINEAIVAVQAIIADPKTDHRLGKVGR; encoded by the exons ATGTTCCGCCGCAAGCTGGCGGCGCTCGACTACCACAACCCGGGCGGCTTCAGCTGCAGGG ATGAAACAGAATTCAGGAATTTCATCGTCTGGCTTGAAGACCAGAAAATCAGGCACTACAAGATAGAAGACCGAGGGAATTTAAGAAACATACACAGCGATGACTGGCCCAAAGCGTTTGAAAAG TACATGAAAGATGTGAACTGTCCCTTCAAAATCCAGGAGCGACAAGAAACGGTGGACTGGCTCCTTGGCTTAGCAGTTCGGCTCGAGTATGGAGATAACG CTGACAAATATAAGGACTCTACCCCTGATGGTGCTAAGAATACTGACAACACAGCAAAAAACGCAGAACCGCTGATTAACTTGGACG tgaaTAATCCTGATTTCAAGGCTGGAGTGATGGCTTTGGCTAATCTGCTTCAGATCCAGCGACATGATGATTACTTGGTAATGCTTAAG gcgATTCGCATCTTGGTTCAAGAGCGCTTGACGCAGGATGCCATAGCGAAGGCCAATCAGTCCAAGGAG ggtTTGCCTGTTGCTTTAGAAAAGCACATTCTTGGTTTTGACACAGGAG atgctgttaTCAACGAAGCTGCCCAAATTCTGCGACTGCTGCACATAGAGGAGCTCCGAGAGCTGCAAACGAAAATTAACGAAGCGATCGTAGCGGTTCAGGCAATTATTGCTGATCCCAAGACAGACCACAGACTGGGGAAAGTTGGGAGATAA